The following proteins are co-located in the Helicobacter acinonychis genome:
- a CDS encoding efflux RND transporter periplasmic adaptor subunit — MKHALLWLILMSVFLKAKEYSEIVLEEKNLQPMGLKVVSLDKGIFSKGLPFNAYIDFDSKSSVVQSLSFDASVVAVYKREGEQVKMGDAICEVSSINLSNLYFELQNNQNKLKIAKDITKKDLELYKAGVIPKREYQNSFLASQEMGLKVEQLESAFKSFGVDPKNPKGQYGFRIVASDSGLLALAPKNVGEKILAFNSYVRISKSDDLIAQIKLPVDISKTIKKDSLVYNEEGSEIGKIQSVSVVLDKSSNTILATALLDEGNYHVGEMVEIYIQGSQPKDSILIPSNALIRNGKDYLVFVRTPKGFRPVVVQVLEERNKIFIVSAKNLHSNDSVAVGSLIGLKGMINSLGEE; from the coding sequence TTGAAGCATGCGTTATTGTGGCTCATTTTAATGAGTGTTTTTTTAAAAGCCAAAGAGTATTCAGAAATTGTGTTAGAAGAAAAAAACTTGCAACCCATGGGCTTAAAAGTTGTCAGCTTGGATAAGGGGATTTTTAGCAAAGGGCTTCCTTTTAACGCTTATATTGACTTTGACAGCAAAAGTTCTGTGGTGCAGAGCTTGAGCTTTGATGCGTCTGTGGTTGCGGTTTATAAAAGAGAGGGCGAGCAGGTGAAAATGGGGGATGCGATTTGCGAAGTGAGCTCTATTAATTTGAGCAATTTGTATTTTGAATTGCAAAACAATCAAAATAAATTAAAGATCGCTAAAGATATTACTAAAAAAGATTTAGAGCTTTATAAAGCTGGCGTGATCCCTAAAAGGGAGTATCAAAATAGCTTTTTAGCTAGCCAGGAAATGGGCTTGAAAGTGGAGCAATTAGAGAGCGCGTTTAAAAGCTTTGGCGTGGATCCCAAAAACCCTAAAGGGCAGTATGGTTTTAGGATTGTGGCTAGCGATAGCGGTCTTTTAGCGCTAGCGCCTAAAAATGTGGGCGAAAAGATTTTGGCTTTCAATAGTTATGTGCGCATTTCAAAAAGCGATGATTTGATCGCTCAAATCAAATTGCCTGTGGATATTTCTAAAACCATTAAAAAAGATTCGCTGGTGTATAATGAAGAGGGATCAGAGATTGGCAAGATCCAAAGCGTTTCGGTGGTGTTAGACAAAAGCTCTAACACGATTTTAGCCACCGCTCTATTAGATGAGGGCAATTACCATGTGGGAGAAATGGTGGAAATATATATCCAAGGCTCACAGCCTAAAGACTCTATTTTGATCCCTTCAAACGCTTTGATAAGGAATGGGAAAGATTATTTGGTGTTTGTTAGGACGCCTAAAGGTTTTAGACCTGTGGTGGTTCAAGTTTTAGAAGAGAGGAATAAGATTTTTATCGTGAGCGCTAAAAATTTGCACTCCAATGACAGCGTGGCAGTGGGATCTTTGATAGGGTTAAAAGGCATGATTAATAGTTTAGGGGAAGAGTGA
- a CDS encoding efflux RND transporter permease subunit, protein MLASIIEFSLRQRVIVIVCAILILFFGTYSFINTPIDAFPDISPTQVKIILKLPGSSPEEMENNIVRPLELELLGLKGQKSLRSVSKYSVSDITIDFDDSVDIYLARNIVNEHLSSVMKDLPVGVEGGMAPIVTPLSDMFMFTIDGNITEIEKRQLLDFTIRPQLRMISGVADVNSIGGFSRAFVVVPDFDDMARLGISISDLEEALRVNLRNSGAGRVDRDGETFLVKIQTASLSLEDIGKITISTNLGHLHIKDFAKVISQSRTRLGFVTKDGVGETTEGLVLSLKEANTKEIIAQVYQKLEEIKPLLPNGVSINVFYDRSEFTQKAIATVSKTLIEAVILIIITLFLFLGNLRASVAVGVILPLSLSVAFIFIKISDLTLNLMSLGGLIIAIGMLIDSAVVVVENAFEKLSANTKTTKLHAIYRSCKEIAVSVVSGVVIIIVFFVPILTLQGLEGKMFKPLAQSIVYALLGTLVLSITIIPVVSSLVLKVTPHSETFLTRFLNKIYAPLLEFFVYNPKKVILGAFVFLIASLSLFPFVGKTFMPALDEGEVVLSVETTPSISLDQSRDLMLNIESAIKKHVKEVKSIVARTGSDELGLDLGGLNQTDTFISFIPKKEWSVKTKDELLDKILDSLKDFKGINFSFTQPIEMRISEMLTGVRGDLAVKIFGDDISELNELSFQIVQALKGIKGSSEVLTTLNEGVNYLYVTPNKEAMANVGISSDEFSKFLKSALEGLIVDVIPTGISRTPVMIRQESDFASSITKLKSLVLTSKYGVAVPITSIAKIEEVDGPVSIVRENSRRMSVVRSNVVGRDLNSFVEEAKKVISHNIKLPPNYYITYGGQFENQQRANKRLSTVIPLSILAIFFILFFTFKSIPLALLILLNIPFAVTGGLIALFVVGEYISVPASVGFIALFGIAVLNGVVMIGYFKELLLQGKSIEECVLLGAKRRLRPVLMTACIAGLGLIPLLFTHSVGSEIQKPLAIVVLGGLVTSSALTLLLLPPMFMLIAKKIKIV, encoded by the coding sequence ATGCTAGCCTCTATTATTGAATTTTCCTTACGCCAGAGGGTGATCGTGATTGTTTGCGCGATCCTTATTTTATTTTTTGGGACTTATAGTTTTATCAACACGCCCATAGACGCTTTCCCAGATATTTCGCCCACTCAAGTTAAAATCATTTTAAAACTTCCGGGCTCTAGCCCTGAAGAAATGGAAAACAATATCGTGCGCCCTTTAGAATTGGAGCTTTTAGGCTTGAAAGGGCAAAAATCTTTAAGAAGCGTTTCAAAGTATTCGGTTTCAGATATTACGATAGATTTTGATGACAGCGTGGATATTTATTTAGCGAGAAATATTGTCAATGAGCACTTGAGCAGTGTGATGAAAGATTTGCCTGTGGGGGTTGAAGGGGGCATGGCGCCTATTGTTACGCCGTTGTCAGACATGTTTATGTTCACCATTGATGGCAATATCACCGAAATAGAAAAACGCCAGCTTTTGGATTTTACTATCCGTCCGCAGTTAAGAATGATTAGCGGTGTGGCGGATGTCAATTCTATTGGAGGCTTTAGCAGGGCGTTTGTGGTGGTGCCAGATTTTGACGACATGGCAAGGCTTGGGATAAGCATTTCTGATTTAGAAGAAGCTTTAAGAGTGAATTTAAGAAACAGCGGAGCTGGGCGCGTGGATAGGGATGGCGAAACCTTTTTAGTCAAAATCCAAACCGCCTCTTTGAGTTTAGAAGATATTGGCAAAATCACCATTTCCACTAATTTAGGGCATTTGCACATTAAGGATTTTGCAAAAGTCATCAGCCAGTCTCGCACCCGTTTAGGGTTTGTCACTAAAGATGGAGTGGGTGAGACCACAGAGGGCTTGGTGCTTTCATTAAAAGAAGCTAACACGAAAGAAATCATCGCTCAAGTGTATCAAAAACTAGAAGAAATAAAACCCCTTTTACCGAATGGCGTGTCCATCAATGTTTTTTATGATCGTTCAGAATTCACGCAAAAAGCCATTGCGACCGTTTCTAAAACGCTTATTGAAGCCGTTATTTTGATTATTATCACGCTTTTTTTGTTTTTAGGGAATTTGAGGGCGAGCGTGGCTGTGGGGGTGATCTTGCCTTTGAGTTTATCGGTGGCGTTTATTTTTATCAAGATTAGCGATTTGACTTTAAACTTGATGAGTTTGGGGGGGTTGATCATTGCCATAGGCATGCTTATTGACTCAGCCGTGGTGGTGGTAGAAAACGCTTTTGAAAAATTGAGTGCCAACACTAAAACCACTAAACTCCATGCGATCTATCGTTCATGCAAAGAAATCGCCGTTTCAGTGGTGAGTGGGGTGGTGATTATTATTGTGTTTTTTGTGCCGATTTTAACCTTACAGGGTTTAGAGGGTAAGATGTTTAAGCCTTTAGCGCAAAGCATTGTGTATGCGCTTTTAGGCACTTTAGTTTTATCTATTACCATCATTCCTGTGGTAAGCTCTCTTGTCTTAAAAGTCACGCCCCATAGCGAAACCTTTTTAACGAGATTCTTAAATAAAATTTACGCCCCTTTATTGGAATTTTTTGTATATAACCCTAAAAAAGTGATTTTAGGGGCGTTTGTCTTTTTGATCGCTAGTCTTTCTTTATTCCCTTTTGTGGGGAAGACTTTCATGCCCGCTTTAGATGAGGGCGAAGTGGTCTTGAGCGTAGAAACCACCCCCTCTATCTCTTTAGATCAATCTAGGGATCTCATGTTAAACATTGAAAGCGCGATTAAAAAGCATGTCAAAGAAGTTAAGAGCATTGTCGCGCGTACAGGGAGCGATGAATTGGGGCTAGATTTAGGGGGGTTGAATCAAACCGATACCTTTATTTCTTTCATTCCTAAAAAAGAATGGAGCGTTAAAACCAAAGACGAATTGTTGGATAAAATTTTAGATTCTTTAAAGGACTTTAAGGGGATTAACTTTTCTTTCACCCAACCCATTGAAATGAGGATTTCTGAAATGCTTACAGGGGTTAGGGGGGATTTAGCGGTTAAGATTTTTGGAGATGATATTAGCGAATTGAACGAATTGAGTTTTCAAATCGTGCAAGCTTTAAAGGGGATTAAAGGCTCTAGTGAAGTTTTAACCACGCTCAATGAGGGCGTGAATTATTTGTATGTCACCCCCAATAAAGAAGCGATGGCGAATGTGGGGATTAGTAGCGATGAATTTTCCAAGTTTTTGAAATCCGCTTTAGAGGGTTTGATCGTGGATGTGATCCCCACAGGGATTTCACGCACCCCAGTGATGATCCGTCAAGAGAGCGATTTTGCAAGTTCTATCACTAAACTTAAAAGCTTGGTCTTGACTTCCAAATACGGCGTTGCAGTGCCTATCACTTCTATCGCTAAAATTGAAGAAGTGGATGGGCCTGTTTCTATCGTGCGCGAAAATTCAAGGCGCATGAGTGTGGTGCGCAGTAATGTTGTGGGGCGCGATTTAAACTCTTTTGTAGAAGAGGCTAAAAAAGTGATCAGCCACAATATCAAACTCCCCCCAAACTACTATATCACTTATGGGGGGCAGTTTGAAAACCAGCAACGGGCCAATAAAAGGCTTTCTACCGTTATCCCTTTAAGCATATTAGCGATTTTTTTCATTCTTTTTTTCACTTTTAAAAGCATTCCTTTAGCCTTGCTTATTCTTTTGAATATCCCTTTTGCGGTTACCGGAGGCCTTATTGCATTGTTTGTGGTAGGGGAGTATATTTCAGTGCCAGCGAGCGTGGGATTTATCGCTCTTTTTGGGATTGCGGTTTTAAATGGCGTGGTGATGATAGGTTATTTTAAAGAGCTTCTCTTGCAAGGAAAAAGCATAGAAGAATGTGTTTTATTAGGTGCTAAAAGGCGTTTGAGACCGGTTTTAATGACCGCTTGCATTGCAGGTTTGGGTTTGATACCATTATTATTCACCCATAGCGTGGGATCAGAGATTCAAAAACCTTTAGCGATAGTGGTGCTTGGGGGATTAGTCACTTCAAGCGCTCTAACCTTACTCTTACTACCGCCAATGTTCATGCTCATTGCTAAAAAGATTAAAATCGTGTGA
- a CDS encoding DUF3240 family protein translates to MLALEIYIDICLKDALIDYLFEKGFDDFFYVECYKYAASSLLLSQKEQVSGRKDYAKFKLFLSDETALSLAQALKNQFASKEIKLFCSQTHEL, encoded by the coding sequence ATGTTAGCTTTAGAAATTTATATTGATATTTGCCTGAAAGACGCTTTAATAGATTATTTATTTGAAAAAGGCTTTGATGATTTTTTTTATGTGGAATGCTATAAATACGCCGCTTCTTCGTTGCTTTTAAGCCAAAAAGAGCAGGTGAGCGGTCGTAAGGACTACGCTAAATTCAAGCTTTTTTTAAGCGATGAAACCGCTTTATCTTTAGCCCAAGCTTTAAAAAACCAATTCGCTTCTAAAGAAATAAAATTGTTTTGTTCTCAAACGCATGAGTTGTAA
- a CDS encoding TolC family protein has product MGMLKKLRFKVFKRHQTMRRFCLRVAFLISMCSGSTISAKTFTLQEFFKEVETNSMELIGKKADFKSRLNEQRSVNAWDFPYISSEISMVKNFQGIVEAQPRTVLMVRPKLPWVSSLLSKSLSIKTIQYDKSYQLSKNLAFIGAKRLYLTYVMTKEKYQVYVQREANFYSQLKIAKEKVKAGSMSEKDYINFNNSYLESKLAKTNVETKLIDLEKMLDTMLAIVEPVKEGAHFDTYLNHLHDVKVIGLDFQYVHLEPESLNFKLDRSLYVDILDLSAKDYQVNAKLATRGVFNEFEFGLGAESYNSSTNLSMELRIPLPVTPKNIYQKRKFLDLQSGALAQNEVMKRNIRINAKSYLNQLKNKEEYIKIQKEAIENKKRLMEMGRIAYEAQKIGLFEYLIYQNSYMDALITLAEAKIEYINISALLEETLGESLTKLGELH; this is encoded by the coding sequence TTGGGGATGTTAAAGAAATTGCGATTTAAGGTTTTCAAACGCCATCAAACAATGAGGCGTTTTTGTTTGAGAGTCGCTTTTTTGATAAGCATGTGCAGTGGGAGTACAATTAGTGCTAAAACCTTTACTTTGCAAGAGTTTTTTAAAGAAGTAGAAACCAATTCTATGGAATTGATCGGTAAAAAAGCCGATTTTAAAAGCCGTTTGAATGAGCAACGATCCGTGAATGCGTGGGATTTCCCTTATATCTCAAGCGAAATCTCTATGGTGAAAAACTTTCAAGGCATTGTAGAAGCGCAACCTAGAACCGTTTTGATGGTAAGACCCAAGCTCCCATGGGTGAGCTCGCTTTTATCCAAAAGCCTTTCTATTAAGACCATTCAATACGACAAAAGCTATCAATTGAGTAAAAACCTCGCTTTTATTGGCGCTAAACGCCTTTATTTGACTTATGTGATGACTAAAGAAAAGTATCAAGTGTATGTGCAACGAGAGGCGAACTTTTATTCGCAGCTCAAAATCGCTAAAGAAAAGGTTAAAGCCGGCAGCATGAGTGAAAAAGATTATATTAATTTCAATAATTCTTATTTAGAATCCAAACTCGCTAAAACCAATGTGGAAACCAAGCTTATAGATTTAGAAAAGATGCTAGACACGATGCTTGCAATTGTGGAGCCGGTTAAAGAGGGGGCACATTTTGACACTTATTTGAACCATTTGCATGATGTTAAGGTGATTGGTTTGGATTTCCAATATGTGCATTTAGAACCTGAATCTTTAAACTTCAAATTGGATCGATCGTTGTATGTGGATATTTTGGATTTGAGCGCTAAAGATTATCAAGTGAATGCGAAATTAGCGACTAGGGGCGTGTTTAATGAATTTGAGTTTGGGCTTGGCGCTGAAAGCTATAACTCTTCAACCAATCTTTCTATGGAATTGCGTATCCCTTTGCCGGTCACGCCTAAAAATATCTATCAAAAGCGCAAATTCTTGGACTTGCAAAGTGGTGCACTCGCACAAAATGAAGTGATGAAGCGAAACATACGAATTAACGCCAAATCTTATTTAAACCAACTTAAAAATAAAGAAGAATACATCAAGATCCAAAAAGAAGCCATTGAAAACAAAAAGCGTTTGATGGAAATGGGGCGCATTGCTTATGAAGCCCAAAAAATAGGGCTTTTTGAATATTTGATTTATCAAAATTCTTACATGGACGCCCTCATCACTTTGGCTGAAGCTAAGATTGAATACATTAATATTAGTGCGCTTTTAGAAGAGACTTTAGGGGAGAGTTTGACAAAATTAGGAGAATTGCATTGA